A single window of Chitinophaga sp. XS-30 DNA harbors:
- a CDS encoding FUSC family membrane protein encodes MQDRWFKEAKAFIFSYHFSTGLRTTLSVVVPSVIFAQIGRLDMGISISMGALCTALADVPGTILHKRNGLLISTVLIFLTALGTGLLQPYIPLLTIWIGLCSVFYSMLLIYGNRGGNIGIGGLLVMVSVLAENYTARGAVQMAVLTLSGSIWYSLLALLLWQIRPYLTVQQTLGDCIQSTARYLRMRADFYLPDKDLTATYREVFAQQVVVNEKQEAVRELLLKMRSAQQGTTSISKSMVLIFLDLVDMHEQIMASQMDYTSLQKQFGKTQMVAQLHHAILQFAEELDNIGVAVTASQRSLPKVNLKFELEKARREFKAYQAGLPTLKERAALLPFETVIDNMQHIAQRIYNLHRLTRLERVKETTFDHQLELSRFTTRHQYDLATFRNNLTFNSHIFRHAIRTGLAMVCGLLLGLALDLSKTYWILLTIMVIMKPGFSLTKTRSFQRVIGTLIGAFFAAGILWLTKDDTIIFSVMLICILGAYSFNTYNYVVSVVFMTPFIVFLLHFLQPADFQNLTHRVIDTLIGCGIAFSFNYFFWPSWEYRFLPDYMVKTIASNKQYLTQVINLYTNKPFSLIAYKLARKDVHVNTANLTAAFQRMLSEPKSKQKHASELYHFVVLSHTLSSHIAQLSAFALQHGMRHKRQEYKDILLFLLTVMDQIEQYVREGVIFPELQPTPAFQQLEDHLEQLLQVRQQQINEGQGNTPEREEMLEIKHVRDQFNALYSVLKDMKKAAVHGAVIAEG; translated from the coding sequence ATGCAAGATCGTTGGTTCAAAGAAGCGAAAGCCTTTATATTCAGTTATCATTTCAGCACCGGACTCCGCACGACCCTGAGCGTTGTGGTCCCCTCCGTGATCTTTGCCCAGATCGGGCGGCTGGACATGGGCATCTCCATTTCGATGGGCGCCCTGTGTACGGCGCTGGCTGACGTTCCCGGCACGATCCTTCACAAGCGGAACGGCCTGCTGATCAGCACCGTCCTGATCTTCCTGACGGCGCTTGGCACCGGGCTGCTGCAACCTTACATTCCCCTGCTCACCATCTGGATAGGCCTCTGCAGCGTATTTTACAGCATGTTGCTGATCTACGGCAACCGGGGCGGCAACATCGGCATCGGCGGGCTGCTGGTGATGGTGAGTGTGCTGGCGGAAAACTACACGGCCCGGGGAGCCGTACAGATGGCTGTGCTTACCCTCAGCGGAAGCATCTGGTACTCCCTCCTGGCCCTCCTGCTATGGCAGATCCGCCCCTACCTTACCGTTCAGCAGACACTTGGGGACTGCATCCAGTCCACCGCCCGGTACCTCCGCATGCGGGCCGACTTTTACCTGCCGGACAAAGACCTTACCGCCACTTACCGGGAAGTATTCGCCCAGCAGGTGGTCGTGAATGAAAAACAGGAAGCCGTGCGGGAACTCTTGCTGAAGATGCGCTCTGCCCAACAAGGCACAACCAGCATCAGCAAAAGCATGGTACTCATTTTCCTGGACCTGGTGGATATGCATGAACAGATCATGGCCTCCCAGATGGACTATACCTCCCTGCAAAAGCAGTTCGGTAAAACACAGATGGTAGCCCAGCTGCATCATGCCATCCTGCAGTTTGCCGAGGAACTGGATAATATAGGCGTGGCCGTTACTGCCAGCCAGCGCTCCCTGCCGAAGGTCAATCTGAAATTCGAGCTGGAAAAGGCGCGCCGGGAATTCAAAGCCTACCAGGCCGGGCTGCCCACCCTGAAGGAAAGGGCCGCCCTCCTTCCCTTTGAGACCGTGATCGATAACATGCAGCACATCGCGCAGCGCATCTATAACCTCCACCGCCTCACCCGCCTGGAGCGGGTAAAGGAAACAACTTTCGATCATCAGCTGGAACTGTCCAGGTTCACTACCCGCCATCAGTACGATCTGGCTACCTTCCGCAATAACCTCACCTTCAATTCGCATATCTTCCGCCATGCGATCCGCACCGGGCTGGCGATGGTATGCGGCCTGCTGCTGGGGCTGGCGCTCGATCTCAGCAAGACCTACTGGATACTGCTCACCATTATGGTGATCATGAAACCCGGCTTCAGCCTTACGAAAACCCGCAGTTTCCAGCGCGTGATCGGTACGCTGATCGGAGCGTTCTTCGCCGCAGGCATCCTGTGGCTGACCAAAGACGATACGATCATCTTTTCCGTGATGCTCATATGCATTCTCGGCGCGTACAGCTTCAATACCTATAACTATGTGGTGAGCGTGGTATTCATGACCCCGTTCATCGTGTTCCTGCTGCATTTCCTGCAGCCGGCGGACTTCCAGAACCTTACCCATCGGGTGATAGATACCCTTATCGGCTGCGGCATCGCGTTTTCCTTCAACTATTTTTTCTGGCCAAGCTGGGAATACCGCTTCCTGCCGGATTATATGGTCAAGACCATCGCGTCCAACAAACAGTACCTGACGCAGGTGATCAACCTGTACACGAACAAGCCATTCAGCCTGATCGCCTACAAGCTGGCGCGCAAAGATGTGCATGTGAACACCGCCAATCTTACCGCAGCTTTCCAGCGGATGCTGTCCGAACCAAAGAGCAAACAGAAGCATGCATCAGAGCTGTATCATTTCGTGGTACTGAGCCATACCCTGTCCTCACACATCGCGCAGCTCTCCGCATTTGCGCTGCAACATGGCATGCGGCACAAACGCCAGGAGTATAAGGACATCCTCCTGTTCCTGCTCACCGTCATGGACCAGATCGAACAATATGTACGGGAAGGCGTGATCTTTCCGGAGCTGCAGCCCACACCGGCCTTTCAGCAACTGGAAGACCACCTGGAGCAGCTGTTGCAGGTACGGCAGCAACAGATCAACGAAGGGCAGGGCAATACCCCCGAGCGAGAGGAAATGCTGGAGATCAAGCATGTACGGGACCAGTTCAACGCCCTGTATTCCGTGTTGAAAGATATGAAGAAAGCCGCCGTGCACGGGGCAGTGATCGCAGAGGGGTAG